Genomic segment of Arachis stenosperma cultivar V10309 chromosome 4, arast.V10309.gnm1.PFL2, whole genome shotgun sequence:
TTGGTGAGATTAAATTAACAGCCTCGAGTAAACAAAGCAGAAAGAGTTAACAATGAACTGAATTACCTGCAGACTTATAAAAGATCGTGGTAGTACCGCCGGAGCTATTACTGCTTGCAGCTCTTCGCTAATATTTATATCTTGAACTGTGATCTGCCAGGCATCTGATGTTACAACCCCGTAATGGCAGCTCAAGAAGAGAATGTCATATTAATACCAAACATCAATAGTAGATTAGTCGAGTTctttccccccccccccccccccccccccccaatcACAAGTAATGAAATGTGAAATTTGAGGGTATGGCCACCCTAAATTTCTTTATTAGCAATAATAGTCCACCCAAAAACTAAAGAGAACATATATGTATCAAATTAGATTCTAGCATCACCCAAAGATAAGGTGTCGATAACTTGTATAAGTTTAAGGCAACCCTCCTAGCATGAGTTAAGTGTGTGGCTCTATTTTAATACCCAGaattaaaaagcaaaaaagatATGTTTACAGTTAACACAGCTGTATCTCCAGTACTGAAAGGCAGGTGATGTAAGCCAAAATGATTACCTCCTGAAACTGAAGGTAGATATTACGCAGGGAAACAAGCTTAAACTTGGCAGAAACAAGTAACGTAGCACCTTCTTGTTCCTGTATAAAATAGACCAAGACCAAGAATGTTTACTGTAGAGCAGCAAATGAAGATGGAAGCATGGGAATAATATATGGAATTATTAGAaagttgaaattgagggattgcATGGGGGCGATGAGGGAGTAAAGGACCTCTAAGAAAGTTGGAATACTCCATCGGACAATATTGCGGACAAGACCCCCATGGGATTGATTTCGGCACTCAAACTTCTGAAAGATCTGTCCAACCTGAAAGAAAGGAAGAGTGGCAGCGGCTTGGAGAAGAATGAGGACATCGGGAGCAGAAGTATACTGGAGGCGCCATGTGCCGTCCAATTTGGGCAGACTGATAGGGTGGCCCCCGCTGTAGCCTTCTAAGCTCACCAGAGCCTCCTCGATGGAAGACCGCTGCTCGGGAGTGGCGGAGAGACCTCTTTCGGTGTCCTGGATGCACTTCAACAGCTCCATCTTCCTGTTCTCTACAGATGCAGCCACTCGCAGCTTTGTGCTACTCCTGCGTGATCGCCTTGATGATGTCAAGGGCCACCAGCCATTGTCATTGCCTCTCCTTGTCCATGGTAGGTACGATGAGGATGCTGAATGGAACACCAACTCCATCCCTTGAAGCCTCAAGGACAAAAGGGACTATGCA
This window contains:
- the LOC130976010 gene encoding probable plastid-lipid-associated protein 10, chloroplastic; the protein is MELVFHSASSSYLPWTRRGNDNGWWPLTSSRRSRRSSTKLRVAASVENRKMELLKCIQDTERGLSATPEQRSSIEEALVSLEGYSGGHPISLPKLDGTWRLQYTSAPDVLILLQAAATLPFFQVGQIFQKFECRNQSHGGLVRNIVRWSIPTFLEEQEGATLLVSAKFKLVSLRNIYLQFQEITVQDINISEELQAVIAPAVLPRSFISLQILQFLRAFKAQIPVRDPGRESVGGLYYLSYLDENVLLGRAVGGGGVFVFTRAQSLY